In Antennarius striatus isolate MH-2024 chromosome 8, ASM4005453v1, whole genome shotgun sequence, a single window of DNA contains:
- the LOC137600563 gene encoding uncharacterized protein isoform X4 has protein sequence MLNRWSFHIMMQTKEGSGRGGGDKTAMDLRTVMIISTLLLKTTESVETTFRPDVSETYAHVQTNNNRTGSNTPTSVSAKATPPRSLVLELGLLTVVWTSECEGDVKLILHHLVSSPLPVCHGSVANVQSLLRLVCQSKKGCTGTPQWDKSRNKLNGYWFSESGAVGTNCETLRVQCTGLLPDSSKLSIPLPTFSLSVLWTCPNHLSLASLTLFPKPLTCAVPLMYSFLILSILVTPKENLSIFISATSR, from the exons ATGTTGAACAGATGGAGTTTCCATATCATGATGCAGACTAAGGAAGGAagcggaagaggaggaggagataagA ctgcaatgGATCTCAGAACTGTTATGATCATCTCAACTCTTTTACTCAAGACTACTG AATCAGTGGAAACAACATTTCGGCCGGATGTGTCAGAGACTTACGCTCATGTGCAGACCAACAATAACAGAACCGGTTCCAATACTCCAACATCCGTTTCAGCCAAAGCCACCCCTCCACGCAGCTTGGTACTTGAACTGGGCCTCCTCACAGTAGTGTGGACAAGTGAATGTGAAGGAGATGTTAAGCTGATCCTCCACCATCTCGTCAGCTCCCCCTTGCCTGTATGTCACGGCTCTGTAGCAAATGTTCAGAGCCTTTTGAGACTTGTGTGTCAGAGTAAGAAAGGCTGCACAGGCACACCACAATGGGAcaaaagcagaaacaaactGAACGGATATTGGTTCTCAGAAAGTGGAGCAGTGGGAACCAACTGCGAAACACTGAGGGTCCAATGCACAG gcctcctgcctgacagttcaaaactcagcatccctctaCCAACATTttcactatctgtcctctggacatgtccaaaccatctcagtctggcctctctgactttatttccaaaacctctaacatgtgctgtccctctgatgtactcattcctgatcctatccatcctggtcactccaaaagagaacctcagcatcttcatctctgctacctccag
- the si:dkey-9i23.16 gene encoding uncharacterized protein si:dkey-9i23.16 — translation MSSEGRPAVEGVQAVGPRIYRLSAWFDPESAAVVTILLGLFQILLSVLLAYAEKNLPKFFVLPFVIGILIVAGGSFTMASERNPSRLLLRGCACSNVVGLLGAVLAFCLYCYSLSRVHNEPCVSIPTDDYYYRHTSYGCPTEFLTAYNWSVTVLLMLYDSGAILLHCVLSFCAIRALKTD, via the exons ATGTCTTCAGAGGGGAGGCCAGCAGTGGAGGGGGTACAAGCAGTTGGGCCAAGGATATATCGCCTCTCTGCCTGGTTTGACCCTGAATCAGCTGCG GTGGTCACCATCCTTTTGGGGCTATTCCAGATTTTGCTTTCTGTCCTACTTGCTTATGCTGAGAAAAACCTGCCAAAGTTTTTCGTACTGCCTTTCGTCATAGGAATTCTA attgtGGCAGGAGGATCATTCACAATGGCCAGTGAGAGGAACCCAAGCAGACTACTG CTTCGAGGATGTGCATGCAGTAATGTGGTTGGCTTGCTGGGGGCGGTGCTCGCCTTCTGCCTATACTGCTACAGCCTTAGCAGAGTACATAATGAGCCGTGTGTGAGCATTCCTACTGATGATTATtactacagacacacatcatATGGTTGTCCCACCGAATTCCTGACG GCATACAACTGGAGTGTGACAGTGCTGCTGATGCTTTATGACAGTGGAGCCATTCTTTTGCATTGTGTCCTGTCATTCTGTGCCATCAGAGCACTCAAAACAGACTGA
- the vps37c gene encoding vacuolar protein sorting-associated protein 37C: MEKLQDLSQSELQELLDNPERVESMALESDEIQNIQLEREMALASNRSLAEQNLDMRPRLESQKEVLVERYSQLEGVRETYEQHCSQRDGMVGQVSPEALLSRLQAQGSKTEADSEAIADEFLEGSVTLDSFLDHFLSLRSLAHKRRVRIEKLQEILRQRSEGNPAIMTSSAGASQDPTATLSPWNQHTTTATTTNPQQPNSTAQSSSYQNAPQSASSSAASSAGLPYSPYPATPPNPTPVAAAASGSTKPPSQFPPYPVSGTAFTPAGSYHGPRPAFGPSASASCPYPVQPSFPAPHPGSAFGQYTPSHPQSGPAPYPASYSYGGYSYPAGPSYSNSQSPTGRPICRPGYGVPQPYS, from the exons ATGGAGAAGCTCCAGgatctgagccaatcagagctccaGGAGCTCCTGGACAACCCTGAGAGGGTGGAGTCTATGGCTCTGGAGTCTGACGAG ATCCAGAACATTCAGCTAGAGAGAGAGATGGCACTCGCATCAAATCGCAGCCTGGCTGAGCAAAACCTGGACATGAGGCCTCGTCTGGAGTCCCAGAAGGAGGTGCTAGTGGAGAGATATTCTCAGCTAGAGGGTGTCAGAGAAACCTACGAACAACACTGCTCCCAAAGAG ATGGGATGGTGGGTCAGGTGTCTCCAGAGGCCTTGCTTTCTCGACTGCAGGCACAGGGCAGCAAAACAGAGGCAGATTCTGAG gCTATAGCTGATGAATTTTTGGAGGGTTCTGTGACATTGGACTCCTTCCTGGATCATTTCCTCTCCCTGCGTTCCCTTGCTCACAAGAGACGGGTGCGGATAGAGAAACTCCAGGAAATTCTGCGACAGAGAAGTGAGGGCAATCCCGCTATCATGACGTCATCAGCAGGTGCCAGCCAGGACCCCACTGCCACACTCTCACCATGGAATCAACACACAACGACAGCAACTACGACAAATCCACAGCAGCCAAACTCCACAGCTCAGTCCTCTAGCTACCAAAATGCCCCACAGTCAGCCTCCTCATCTGCAGCGAGCTCCGCTGGCCTTCCTTACAGCCCGTACCCTGCCACCCCCCCAAACCCTACCCCTGTAGCAGCTGCAGCCTCTGGTTCCACCAAACCCCCATCGCAATTCCCTCCATATCCAGTTTCTGGCACAGCTTTCACCCCAGCAGGAAGCTATCATGGCCCCAGGCCTGCTTTTGGGCCTTCGGCTTCAGCTTCCTGTCCTTACCCAGTACAGCCCTCCTTCCCTGCACCACATCCAGGCTCAGCATTTGGTCAGTACACCCCAAGTCATCCCCAGAGTGGGCCGGCACCGTACCCAGCCTCCTACAGCTACGGTGGGTACAGCTACCCTGCTGGCCCCAGCTATTCTAATTCTCAGTCACCAACGGGGAGACCAATCTGCAGACCAGGATATGGAGTTCCCCAACCATACTCCTGA
- the tmem176 gene encoding transmembrane protein 176, with translation MAVAVSRDLTVQVLEDVNAVKLTDRQQALRAAIQRGEPKCLGVSQVMLGLMVMSYSIPLHVTDATEVVTLGVPWWTGLTFIVAGAVAIVLDKHCTMKTLRVCLLVSMVSTLLSVIALIIYFVDMDRNPDIVCTYGSCNQHHYAQKLSRGVKASLLIFTLAQTVISAILCCLLFKQRRSFEQYSTLSQGAPPTPITITPPDLN, from the exons ATGGCGGTGGCAGTCTCCAGGGATCTGACCGTGCAGGTGCTCGAGGACGTGAATGCTGTCAaactgactgacagacagcaggcTCTGCGCGCAGCCATCCAGAGGGGAGAGCCCAAATGCCTCGGG gtgAGTCAGGTGATGCTGGGGCTGATGGTTATGTCCTACTCCATTCCTCTACATGTCACTGATGCCACTGAAGTGGTCACTCTGGGAGTTCCTTGGTGGACCGGTCTGACA TTCATTGTAGCTGGAGCAGTCGCTATTGTCTTGGACAAACACTGCACTATGAAGACA cTCAGGGTGTGTTTGTTGGTGAGCATGGTGTCTACTCTGCTGTCAGTGATTGCCCTGATCATCTACTTTGTGGACATGGACAGGAATCCTGACATCGTGTGCACGTATGGCTCCTGTAACCAACACCACTATGCCCAG AAGCTGAGCAGAGGAGTGAAGGCATCCCTTCTTATCTTCACGCTGGCCCAGACAGTCATCTCTGCCATTCTCTGCTGCCTTCTCTTCAAACAGAGACGCAGCTTTGAACAGTATTCT aCTCTCTCGCAAGGAGCTCCTCCAACCCCAATAACAATCACACCCCCTGACCTGAACTGA